Proteins from a genomic interval of Chanos chanos chromosome 3, fChaCha1.1, whole genome shotgun sequence:
- the pisd gene encoding phosphatidylserine decarboxylase proenzyme, mitochondrial isoform X3 produces MCQRSLQQRPARSTGKWLQFPQLALRRRLGQLSCMSRPTVRLRSWPLSFLYYILPLGALKPLAKVGWRPTSRVALYKSIPTRLLSRAWGRLNQVDLPTWLRKPIFSLYIWTFGVNMKEAAVEDLHHYRNLGEFFRRKLKPQVRPVCDSHCVTSPADGKILHFGRVRNCEVEQVKGVTYSLETFLGPHTWTDSVPINRNDEDKSSFQDMLVSKPGNELFHCVVYLAPGDYHCFHSPTDWRVAHRRHFPGSLMSVNPGVARWIKELFCHNERVVLSGEWKHGFFSLTAVGATNVGSIRIYFDKELRTNSPRYSKGSYNDFSYVSNNNQEGIFMRKGEHLGEFNLGSTIVLLFEAPRDFTFNLKAGQKIHFGEPLGTI; encoded by the exons GTTGCAGTTCCCCCAGTTGGCTTTGCGACGGCGTCTGGGCCAACTGAGCTGCATGTCCCGGCCCACTGTCCGTCTTCGCTCATGGCCACTCTCCTTCCTCTACTACATCCTGCCCCTCGGAGCTCTCAAGCCTCTTGCCAAGGTGGGCTGGCGCCCCACCAGCAGG GTTGCTCTGTATAAATCCATCCCCACACGATTGCTCTCCAGAGCATGGGGTCGACTGAACCAGGTGGACTTGCCTACTTGGTTGCGGAAGCCCATTTTCAGCCTTTATATCTGGACTTTTGGTGTGAACATGAAGGAGGCAGCTGTGGAGGACCTCCACCACTACAGGAACTTAGGGGAATTCTTCAGGCGCAAGCTCAAGCCACAGGTTCGGCCTGTGTGTGATTCACACTGCGTG ACCAGCCCTGCAGATGGGAAGATCCTCCACTTTGGCCGAGTGCGAAACTGTGAGGTGGAACAAGTGAAGGGGGTGACCTATTCTCTGGAAACATTCCTGGGGCCACACACGTGGACTGACAGTGTGCCCATCAACAGAA ATGATGAAGACAAAAGCTCCTTCCAGGACATGCTGGTTTCCAAGCCTGGAAATGAACTTTTCCACTGTGTGGTGTACCTGGCTCCAGGAGACTACCACTGCTTCCACTCTCCCACAGACTGGAGGGTAGCTCACAGACGTCACTTTCCTG GTTCTCTGATGTCGGTGAACCCTGGGGTGGCACGCTGGATTAAAGAGCTCTTCTGCCACAATGAGCGGGTTGTCCTCAGCGGGGAGTGGAAACATGGCTTCTTCTCACTTACCGCTGTAGGAGCCACTAATGTCGGATCTATTCGCATCTATTTCGACAAG GAACTTCGAACAAACAGCCCACGCTACAGTAAAGGTTCATACAACGACTTCAGCTATGTGTCCAACAACAATCAGGAAGGTATCTTCATGCGTAAGGGTGAACACCTGGGGGAATTCAACCTGGGCTCCACCATTGTACTGCTGTTTGAGGCTCCCAGGGACTTCACCTTTAACTTGAAGGCCGGTCAGAAGATCCATTTTGGTGAGCCCCTTGGCACTATATGA
- the rnf224 gene encoding RING finger protein 224, which yields MSEEEAPVDGPVSVAPVERCDVEAVPSRDSRKLDCIICYSAYNLSDRLPRKLYCGHTFCQACLCRLDTLINDQMWIPCPQCRQNTPLPRGGATGLDLDLAAFLGVKAEVENQKANSHQKGGAQLQEKPSFIKQPITDQPPSAWANVAVTEPRFSRSPCCRRCCLLCCWCC from the exons ATGTCTGAAGAGGAGGCTCCAGTGGATGGGCCGGTGTCTGTGGCCCCAGTGGAGAGGTGTGATGTGGAGGCAGTGCCATCCAGGGACAGCAGGAAGCTGGACTGCATCATCTGCTACAGCGCCTACAACCTGTCTGACAGACTGCCACGTAAACTCTACTGCGGCCACACCTTCTGCCAGGCCTGTCTGTGCCGCCTCGACACACTCATCAATGACCAG ATGTGGATCCCATGTCCCCAGTGTAGGCAGAATACACCTCTGCCTCGTGGGGGCGCCACCGGGTTGGACTTGGACCTAGCAGCGTTCCTGGGTGTCAAAGCTGAGGTGGAGAACCAGAAAGCCAATAGCCACCAAAAAGGGGGGGCCCAGTTACAAGAGAAGCCTTCGTTCATtaagcagccaatcacagaccagCCTCCCTCAGCCTGGGCGAACGTGGCCGTGACAGAGCCACGGTTCAGCCGCAGCCCCTGCTGTAGGCGCTGCTGTCTGCTGTGCTGCTGGTGCTGCTAG
- the prpf4 gene encoding U4/U6 small nuclear ribonucleoprotein Prp4, with protein sequence MSDEDEVPVVKKARIFYGSLEEKERERLGREGTSAGKDAVKAGIEAGNINISSGESLEIEDRVSDRQAEVLAEFERRKRARQITVSTDDTEVKACLRALGEPITLFGEGPAERRERLRNILSVVGPDALKKSKKEEEKAKHSQEEYQQTWYHEGPTTLKEARLWLARYSLPRAVKRLDAARAQKEIPESTRTVRQQELHKALRNLNNFCSQIGDDRPISYCQFSPNSKLLVTASWSGLCKLWKVPDCSLIRTLRGHNTNVGAISFHPQATLTLEESDVNMVSCAADGSVKLWSLDSDEPVADIEGHTMRVARVAWHPSGRFLGTTCYDHSWRLWDLEAQEEVLHQEGHSKGVHDLHFHPDGSLAGTGGLDAFGRVWDLRTGRCVMFLEGHLKEIYSVDFSPNGFHMATGSGDNTCKVWDLRQRKCIYTIPSHQNLLSTVKFQPTDGHFLLTGSYDHMAKVWSHPGWSPLKTLAGHEGKVMGLDVSPDGQLIATCSYDRTFKLWMSE encoded by the exons ATGTCCGATGAAGATGAAGTCCCAGTGGTGAAGAAGGCCAGGATCTTCTATGGAAgcctggaggagaaagagagggagcgctTGGGCCGTGAGGGTACCTCAGCAGGGAAAGATGCAGTCAAGGCTGGAATAGAGGCTGGCAACATCAACATCTCCAGTG GTGAATCTCTGGAAATTGAGGATCGTGTGAGTGACCGACAGGCTGAGGTACTAGCGGAGTTTGAGAGGCGAAAAAGAGCCAGACAGATCACTGTTTCAACTGATGACACGGAGGTCAAAGCCTGCCTGCGTGCTCTTGGCGAGCCAATCACACTGTTTGGGGAGGGGCCTGccgagaggagagagag GTTGAGGAATATTCTGTCTGTAGTTGGCCCTGATGCGCTGAAGAAATCtaagaaggaggaagagaaagcgAAACACTCCCAGGAAGAG TATCAACAGACGTGGTACCATGAAGGACCAACAACTCTGAAGGAAGCCCGTCTTTGGCTGGCCAGATATTCACTGCCCAG AGCAGTGAAAAGATTAGATGCTGCACGGGCCCAAAAAGAAATTCCGGAATCCACGCGCACAGTCCGACAGCAAGAACTTCACAAGGCATTAAGG aacCTGAACAATTTCTGCAGTCAGATCGGAGACGACCGGCCGATCTCATACTGCCAGTTCAGCCCCAACTCCAAACTACTGGTTACTGCTTCttg GAGTGGTTTGTGCAAACTTTGGAAAGTTCCAGACTGTAGTCTTATCCGCACACTAAGGG GTCACAACACCAACGTGGGAGCCATTAGCTTCCATCCTCAGGCAACACTCACACTTGAGGAGTCTGATGTGAACATGGTCTCCTGTGCGGCTGATGGATCTGTCAAGCTTTGGAGTcttgacag tgatgAGCCTGTGGCGGATATTGAGGGCCACACAATGAGAGTAGCGCGCGTCGCTTGGCACCCATCTGGAAGATTTCTGGGCACAACCTG TTACGATCACTCATGGCGTCTGTGGGACCTAGAGGCCCAGGAAGAAGTCCTGCATCAGGAAGGTCACAGTAAGGGGGTCCATGATCTACACTTCCACCCCGACGGCTCTCTGGCAGGAACTGG TGGTCTTGATGCATTTGGCCGAGTTTGGGACCTGAGAACCGGCCGCTGTGTAATGTTCTTGGAGGGCCACCTCAAAGAAATCTACAGCGTCGACTTCTCTCCCAATGG GTTCCACATGGCCACAGGAAGTGGTGATAACACATGTAAAGTGTGGGACCTGCGTCAGAGGAAGTGCATCTACACCATCCCATCTCACCAGAACCTGCTGTCTACAGTCAAGTTCCAGC CCACAGATGGTCATTTCTTGCTGACTGGGTCTTATGACCACATGGCCAAAGTGTGGAGTCATCCTGGGTGGTCACCCCTGAAGACCCTGGCTGGGCACGAGGGTAAAGTGATGGGACTGGACGTGTCTCCCGACGGACAGCTCATCGCGACCTGCTCCTACGACCGCACCTTCAAACTCTGGATGTCAGAGTGA
- the cdc26 gene encoding anaphase-promoting complex subunit CDC26, translated as MLRRKPTRLELKLDDTEEFESVKKDLESRKKQRDEVDVVGMATPSEMSGASGGSSDTKTREQMIHERIGYKPHPKPNTLPSLFGNLQF; from the exons ATGCTGCGTCGAAAACCAACACGTCTGGAACTGAAGTTGGATGATACAGAGGAGTTTGAGAGTGTGAAGAAAGATCTTGAG AGTCGAAAGAAACAACGAGATGAAGTGGATGTTGTTGGTATGGCGACCCCGAGTGAGATGAGTGGGGCATCAGGTGGCAGTAGTGATACGAAGACACGGGAACAGATGATCCATGAGCGAATTGGTTACAAGCCTCACCCAAAACCCAATACGCTACCCTCGCTTTTTGGAAACCTACAGTTTTGA
- the slc31a1 gene encoding high affinity copper uptake protein 1, protein MNMSHDHHVHHVHTTMSPDVTGSHGNHSGDHGGHHMMMQMTFYMGYKNVELLFAGLVINTPGEMAGACIGVFLLAVFYEGLKIGREFLLRRNQVNVRYNSMPVPGADGTVLMETHKTVGQRMLSLAHLLQTVLHIIQVVVSYFLMLVFMTYNGYLCIAVAAGAGMGYFLFSWKKAVVVDITEHCH, encoded by the exons ATGAATATGTCACACGACCACCATGTCCACCACGTCCACACCACCATGTCTCCAGATGTAACAGGTTCCCATGGCAATCATAGCGGTGACCACGGGGGCCATCATATGATGATG CAAATGACCTTCTACATGGGGTACAAAAATGTGGAGCTACTCTTTGCTGGGCTTGTCATCAACACACCAGGAG AGATGGCAGGAGCTTGCATCGGCGTGTTCCTGTTGGCCGTGTTCTATGAGGGCTTAAAAATTGGCCGAGAGTTCTTGCTCAGACGGAATCAGGTGAATGTTCGTTATAACTCTATGCCTGTCCCTGGAGCTGATGGCACAGTCCTCATGGAGACCCATAAGACTGTGGG tcagagaaTGCTGAGTCTTGCCCACCTGCTCCAGACAGTGCTACATATCATCCAGGTGGTGGTCAGCTACTTTCTCATGCTGGTGTTCATGACCTACAACGGCTATCTGTGCATTGCCGTGGCAGCTGGGGCAGGGATGGGCTATTTCCTATTCAGCTGGAAAAAGGCCGTGGTCGTAGACATTACAGAACACTGTCATTAG